A window of the Teredinibacter franksiae genome harbors these coding sequences:
- the rhlP gene encoding rhombotarget lipoprotein (RhlP (RHombo-target LipoProtein) is a family of predicted lipoproteins that, in general, co-occurs with a form of rhombosortase, and that has an apparent cleavage site for that enzyme, a GlyGly motif, near the C-terminus.): protein MNTTNLLKPSGLMFALIMLCITGCAGNRVNTKSSVMEYLYPNSGDTFVTPSTPHLKLPLRVGVAFVPVSRESSSAHNVWTGSTYSGSISEAKKSEILEDVSKNFRGLEFVSGIEVIPTAYLTPGGSFTNLDQIKTMYGIDVIALVSYDQVQFTDEGVLSLSYWTIIGAYVVSGEKNDTSTLMDTVVYDISSKKMLFRAPGTSNITGNSTPINLSEELRADSIQGFEQAAANMAVNLKSQLSIFRERIKSNPGEVEVSHREGYTGGGGAVSTLGIILLMFLSLIHSLKTRNKKIHGRKNTAANVGVNATKRN from the coding sequence ATGAATACTACTAATTTGCTAAAGCCCAGTGGCTTAATGTTTGCTCTGATCATGCTGTGCATTACCGGCTGCGCGGGTAATCGAGTTAATACCAAGAGCAGTGTGATGGAGTATCTGTACCCGAACTCAGGGGACACATTCGTAACGCCCTCTACACCCCACTTAAAGCTACCTTTACGTGTTGGCGTTGCGTTCGTGCCGGTTAGCCGCGAAAGTTCCAGTGCTCATAACGTCTGGACCGGTAGCACCTACTCGGGGTCTATTTCCGAAGCGAAAAAGAGCGAGATACTCGAAGACGTATCTAAAAACTTTAGAGGGTTAGAGTTCGTTAGCGGTATAGAGGTTATACCAACCGCCTACTTAACACCGGGTGGTAGCTTCACCAATCTAGATCAAATTAAAACTATGTATGGCATAGATGTAATTGCGCTTGTCTCCTATGATCAAGTGCAGTTTACTGATGAGGGTGTATTGTCGCTCAGTTACTGGACTATTATTGGCGCCTACGTTGTATCCGGTGAAAAAAATGACACCAGCACATTAATGGATACCGTGGTGTACGATATCTCCAGCAAAAAAATGCTTTTTAGAGCCCCAGGAACAAGTAACATAACAGGCAATTCTACGCCTATTAATTTAAGCGAGGAGCTTAGAGCCGATAGCATTCAAGGGTTTGAGCAAGCCGCGGCAAATATGGCGGTCAACTTAAAAAGCCAGCTGTCAATATTCAGAGAAAGAATTAAAAGTAATCCAGGCGAGGTGGAAGTTAGTCACCGCGAAGGCTATACCGGCGGTGGCGGTGCTGTTAGTACGTTGGGTATTATACTTTTAATGTTTCTATCGCTTATTCATTCGTTAAAAACACGCAACAAAAAAATCCACGGGCGCAAAAACACCGCAGCTAATGTGGGCGTTAACGCTACCAAGAGGAATTGA
- a CDS encoding metallophosphoesterase family protein, with translation MNILHISDMHFGPRHWIGKSELLLERLNSYAADIVINTGDNTTDALENEFQAAGDFLRSIECQHIVSIPGNHDKRNMRSAGYFRQYIDDVDVIHPLDRDNCKKKSIFIDANINGIKEHFTDINFLKKVTISGESVLFVCLDTNTLYEDKGFVDTEMLRTLTHAIGKARYDKIILLNHHSILDTDSDPLFNSRIVVEFVRENNIEHVFCGHTHQLSIMRSTDLYHNHSFTQYKNGSLSSGNTPNDTNMFLYYKNFGTKAMEIHIVRAIIENECLTFKEEIILAQ, from the coding sequence ATGAATATACTCCACATCTCAGATATGCATTTTGGCCCTCGTCACTGGATTGGAAAAAGTGAATTGCTGCTAGAGCGATTGAATAGTTATGCCGCCGATATTGTAATCAATACCGGTGACAATACAACGGATGCTCTGGAAAATGAATTTCAAGCCGCTGGAGATTTTTTGAGGTCTATTGAGTGCCAACACATTGTTTCGATTCCCGGAAATCATGACAAACGCAATATGCGTAGTGCTGGCTATTTTCGGCAGTATATCGACGATGTAGATGTCATTCATCCATTGGATCGCGACAACTGCAAAAAGAAGAGTATTTTTATTGATGCAAACATCAATGGCATAAAAGAGCATTTTACCGACATCAACTTTTTAAAAAAAGTTACAATTAGTGGCGAGTCCGTTCTATTCGTATGCCTCGACACCAACACGCTCTATGAAGACAAAGGTTTTGTCGATACCGAAATGCTGAGAACACTTACGCATGCAATTGGAAAAGCCCGTTACGACAAAATAATTCTGCTAAATCACCACTCCATACTCGATACAGATTCAGACCCTCTTTTTAATTCAAGGATAGTTGTTGAATTCGTAAGAGAGAATAATATAGAACATGTTTTTTGTGGCCATACGCATCAGCTTTCAATAATGCGATCAACTGATCTGTATCACAATCATTCATTCACTCAGTATAAGAATGGATCACTTTCAAGTGGCAATACCCCCAACGATACCAATATGTTTCTGTATTATAAAAACTTTGGCACTAAAGCAATGGAAATCCATATCGTTAGAGCCATTATCGAAAATGAATGCCTGACATTTAAAGAAGAAATAATTTTGGCTCAGTAG
- a CDS encoding pseudouridine synthase, giving the protein MAISKYPSKLSLPQANPGFATVLEYLIYKFPYVDAEIWRQRIADGKVHWHDGSPITTQSAFQAQQRVYYYREVETEPSIPFKEAILFQDEHILVAYKPHFLAVTPGGIYVNECLQNRLRRSTGIERLQALHRLDRVTAGLVMFSVNPDSRHRYHQLFEKRTIHKTYQAIATISGDEKLIGQAWEVKNRIVPAEPRFRMQVTEGKANSHSLIRCLQQSTQAALFELNPITGKTHQLRVHMQSLGWPILNDKYYPQLQPLSADDYASPLQLLAKELRFIDPVTQQPRCFTYNSNLLLL; this is encoded by the coding sequence ATGGCAATTTCTAAATACCCCTCAAAGCTGAGTTTACCCCAGGCTAACCCCGGCTTCGCTACTGTGCTGGAATATCTTATCTATAAGTTCCCCTATGTTGACGCTGAAATTTGGCGGCAGCGAATCGCCGACGGTAAGGTGCACTGGCACGATGGCTCACCGATTACAACACAGTCAGCCTTTCAAGCGCAGCAACGGGTTTACTATTACAGGGAAGTTGAAACCGAGCCAAGTATTCCCTTTAAGGAAGCCATTTTATTTCAGGACGAACATATTTTAGTAGCCTATAAGCCCCACTTTCTAGCCGTAACGCCTGGTGGGATTTATGTGAATGAATGCTTACAAAATCGCTTACGGCGCAGCACCGGCATTGAGCGCTTGCAAGCCTTGCATCGCCTAGATAGAGTTACAGCCGGTTTGGTTATGTTCTCGGTTAACCCTGATAGCCGCCATCGTTACCATCAGTTATTCGAAAAACGAACAATACACAAAACCTACCAGGCCATTGCCACCATTAGTGGCGATGAAAAGCTTATCGGTCAGGCGTGGGAAGTTAAAAATCGTATCGTACCGGCCGAACCACGCTTTCGCATGCAAGTAACCGAGGGCAAAGCGAATAGCCACTCTTTAATTCGATGCTTGCAGCAATCTACTCAGGCGGCTTTATTTGAACTAAACCCCATTACAGGCAAAACCCATCAATTACGCGTTCACATGCAGTCACTGGGCTGGCCCATACTGAATGACAAATACTACCCTCAATTACAGCCTCTTTCCGCAGATGACTATGCATCACCATTGCAGTTACTAGCAAAGGAACTGCGGTTTATTGACCCCGTGACACAGCAACCAAGGTGCTTTACTTATAACAGCAATTTATTGCTGTTATAA
- a CDS encoding GNAT family N-acetyltransferase, whose protein sequence is MQSKLKNMTDSVFSEYLKTAIPNYAHDNIESGRWAEKGAIERSSKDHKRLLPQGTKTDNNYLFEIISKNRDCSVGILWVAVEENYGIKTAFIYDIEVKKAYRRKGYARSALIELERFANDLNIHNIGLHVFRQNRSAQALYNSLGYNVVSTNMVKSIA, encoded by the coding sequence ATGCAATCAAAACTAAAAAATATGACAGATAGTGTATTTTCGGAATATTTGAAAACAGCTATTCCAAATTATGCCCATGATAATATTGAGTCTGGACGATGGGCTGAAAAAGGCGCGATTGAGCGGTCTAGTAAAGATCATAAGCGCTTACTTCCGCAAGGCACTAAAACCGATAACAATTATTTATTCGAGATTATTTCGAAAAATAGAGATTGTTCCGTGGGTATTCTTTGGGTTGCCGTTGAGGAAAACTATGGTATTAAAACGGCATTTATATATGACATTGAGGTAAAGAAGGCGTATCGCAGAAAAGGTTACGCTCGAAGTGCGCTTATTGAGCTGGAGCGTTTTGCGAATGATCTAAACATACACAATATTGGCCTCCACGTTTTTCGCCAAAATAGATCAGCACAGGCTCTGTATAATTCATTGGGCTACAATGTTGTAAGTACCAATATGGTAAAGTCAATTGCCTAA
- a CDS encoding VOC family protein: MKLLKSTFGLALFTFLLALSACSNVPISLPAISQENTGIHDEGRVIWHDLLVRDKEAAQKFYGALFGWEFKEVGLFGASGQSGSYSLILHQGRPIAGMVDTTQLRKDVNLVQWVSVFSTADIDSAIGQIETGGGTVHAKPTSVGERGKLAVVADPQGGLFGLLQTKLGDPAERKPAVGEFLWDELWTSDTEQATHFYQQLFGYNSESAPLKEDEIYHYFTSADKPRAAVISNPIAGLDTTWATFIRVEDPASIVAKVEGLGGEVLLDVQENSIGGQIAIIRDPDGAGFVIQTWER; encoded by the coding sequence GTGAAGCTCTTAAAAAGTACCTTTGGTTTGGCCTTATTTACATTTCTACTGGCGTTAAGCGCTTGTAGTAATGTACCGATTTCACTGCCCGCCATTAGCCAGGAAAATACCGGCATACACGATGAAGGCCGTGTTATTTGGCATGACCTCTTAGTGCGAGACAAGGAAGCCGCTCAGAAATTTTATGGCGCTCTGTTCGGCTGGGAGTTTAAAGAGGTTGGGCTATTTGGCGCTAGCGGCCAATCGGGAAGCTATTCTCTTATACTTCATCAGGGTCGCCCCATTGCGGGTATGGTAGACACTACCCAGCTGCGCAAAGACGTAAACCTTGTTCAGTGGGTTTCTGTATTTTCAACAGCCGATATCGACAGTGCTATAGGGCAAATTGAAACAGGCGGCGGTACGGTACACGCTAAGCCAACCTCGGTGGGCGAGCGAGGCAAATTGGCCGTTGTTGCTGACCCACAAGGTGGTTTGTTTGGGCTATTGCAAACCAAACTTGGCGACCCGGCTGAGCGAAAGCCTGCCGTAGGCGAATTTCTGTGGGATGAGTTGTGGACCAGCGATACCGAGCAAGCAACGCACTTTTACCAGCAGCTGTTCGGCTACAATTCTGAAAGTGCCCCACTTAAAGAAGACGAGATTTACCACTACTTTACCAGCGCCGACAAACCCCGTGCAGCGGTAATAAGCAACCCTATAGCCGGTCTTGATACTACCTGGGCCACATTTATACGCGTTGAAGACCCAGCCAGCATTGTCGCGAAAGTAGAGGGCTTGGGCGGTGAAGTACTGCTGGATGTGCAAGAAAATTCAATCGGCGGGCAAATCGCTATTATCCGGGACCCGGATGGTGCTGGTTTTGTTATTCAAACCTGGGAACGATAA
- a CDS encoding pesticin C-terminus-like muramidase — MPDNIDYKFLSVLDGGSKTLGYVPPAAGVNCGVAIATGFELGPRTETDLKALGLSVALVNKLQPYLGKMGREAAELIKAKPLIITADEAKSIDRAVKKPHVNALVNRYENCTHNTEKTKFFDLPAQAQTVIASVSFQYGVNLETATPIFWQAVCALDWHETVNSLKCFDDTFPTRRNQEAALLESILD, encoded by the coding sequence ATGCCAGACAATATTGATTATAAATTTCTTAGCGTTTTAGACGGCGGAAGTAAAACACTGGGCTATGTACCTCCCGCCGCTGGCGTTAACTGTGGCGTGGCTATTGCCACGGGTTTTGAATTGGGGCCGCGTACAGAAACCGATTTAAAAGCCCTAGGGTTATCAGTGGCCCTAGTAAATAAACTACAACCTTACCTGGGTAAAATGGGCCGGGAGGCGGCGGAGTTGATAAAGGCAAAACCGCTTATCATTACCGCCGACGAAGCAAAAAGCATTGATAGAGCAGTGAAAAAGCCCCACGTTAACGCATTAGTTAACCGATACGAAAACTGCACCCATAACACCGAAAAGACAAAGTTCTTTGACCTGCCAGCACAAGCACAAACCGTTATTGCCTCTGTATCTTTTCAATACGGGGTTAATTTAGAAACGGCCACGCCTATTTTTTGGCAAGCCGTGTGCGCCCTAGACTGGCATGAGACAGTTAATAGCTTGAAATGTTTTGATGATACCTTCCCTACTCGGCGCAACCAAGAAGCCGCTCTTTTGGAAAGTATTCTAGACTGA
- the rsgA gene encoding ribosome small subunit-dependent GTPase A yields MSNLYSLVNLGWQPFFQQQLSLQEWTDFTPARIIEQHKTEVALVNEAESFTLGLQHTMPDMVVGDWLLLDQQKKLVRLLERKTCFQRKAAGSKVGKQLIAANVDTAFIVCSMNHDFNLNRIERFLSLANDAGAEPVILLSKSDLVETPEHYIAQAQKLDNLLNILAINCLSLESTANLLPWVKEGNTVVVLGSSGVGKSTLVNALLGESKQSTGGTRADDDKGRHTTSRRSLIGLSAGGMILDTPGMREVQLANCEQGISATFADIEQLAQQCRFKDCQHQGEPGCAVQHAIAQERLEQRRLDNYLKLRREEMQNSASLAEKRAKDKALGKFYKRTITDTRKLKSR; encoded by the coding sequence ATGTCAAATTTATATAGCCTAGTTAATTTAGGTTGGCAGCCATTTTTTCAGCAACAACTTTCTCTGCAAGAGTGGACCGACTTTACTCCTGCACGCATTATTGAACAGCATAAAACCGAAGTTGCCTTAGTAAACGAAGCCGAGAGTTTTACCCTAGGGTTACAGCATACAATGCCCGACATGGTTGTCGGTGACTGGCTGTTGCTAGATCAGCAAAAAAAGCTTGTGCGACTACTAGAAAGAAAAACTTGTTTTCAGAGAAAAGCAGCCGGCAGCAAAGTAGGTAAACAGCTTATTGCGGCTAATGTGGATACAGCGTTTATTGTGTGCTCTATGAACCATGACTTTAATTTGAATAGAATTGAGCGATTTTTGTCTCTGGCAAACGATGCCGGCGCGGAGCCCGTAATTCTTTTGAGTAAAAGTGATTTGGTCGAGACTCCCGAGCATTATATTGCCCAAGCTCAAAAGCTTGATAACCTACTGAATATTTTGGCGATTAATTGCCTGAGTCTTGAGAGTACGGCGAATCTTTTACCCTGGGTAAAGGAGGGTAATACGGTTGTCGTTCTGGGTTCCTCCGGTGTTGGTAAATCTACGCTGGTAAATGCGTTACTGGGTGAAAGCAAGCAAAGTACGGGGGGCACTAGAGCCGACGATGATAAAGGCCGTCATACCACAAGCCGCCGTTCACTTATTGGCTTGAGCGCGGGCGGTATGATTTTGGATACGCCGGGTATGCGAGAAGTCCAGCTCGCCAATTGCGAGCAGGGTATTTCAGCCACCTTTGCCGATATTGAACAGCTTGCGCAACAGTGCCGCTTTAAAGATTGCCAGCATCAAGGTGAACCGGGGTGCGCTGTTCAGCATGCGATTGCTCAAGAGCGGCTAGAGCAAAGACGATTGGATAACTATTTGAAGCTCCGCAGAGAAGAGATGCAAAATTCAGCGAGCCTTGCCGAAAAACGCGCAAAGGATAAAGCCCTAGGTAAGTTTTATAAGCGCACGATAACCGATACACGTAAATTAAAAAGTCGTTAA
- a CDS encoding pectate lyase, protein MFKIVNSAGFAFFTLLLLSSANFAATSPALTQQQDITHTMKKATQFLVEKVSYKGGYLWAYLPDFSRRWGEMEAHKSMIWVQKPGTASMGHLFMDAYHATNDNYYYRAALKVANALMAGQHKSGGWHYFIDFGGEKSIERWYETIGTSGWRLEEFHHYYGNATFDDGATIEAAEFLLRLYLEKGNSKVKKALDKAISFVLNSQYPIGGWPQRYPATSEFSSHGLADYSHYITFNDDVAAANIHFLLFYYQSTGDTRVLDSMVRGMNAFLVTHLGPPQPGWAMQYSLDLQPAAARTYEPKSLSASLTYKNVEQLIYFYELTGESKFIARIPETIAWLKSIVVQTPEGPRYPLAVELETDRALYVHRDGSNSVNGKYYVDYNPQRPLIHNRPLRELDIPALEARYQSALAKEKTALIAHSPLKADTVVSLPRYFTLAKSRASDLNSRSRNSSAQYKASAQQIINDLNSDDYWPTPLKATSNPYIGPGDRTPAAGDYSGTRVGDKYDTSPYYTDKPQMGISTGVYIRNMGILLTAFLEYKAAEIEAKDTH, encoded by the coding sequence ATGTTCAAAATAGTGAATTCCGCCGGTTTCGCTTTTTTTACGCTACTGCTTCTATCCTCTGCTAATTTCGCCGCCACTTCACCAGCCTTAACGCAGCAACAAGACATTACCCACACCATGAAAAAAGCAACACAATTCTTGGTCGAAAAAGTTAGCTACAAAGGTGGATACCTGTGGGCCTATTTACCCGACTTTTCTCGTCGCTGGGGTGAGATGGAAGCCCACAAATCTATGATTTGGGTGCAAAAACCCGGTACCGCTTCCATGGGCCATCTATTTATGGATGCCTACCATGCAACCAACGATAACTATTATTACCGCGCTGCACTAAAAGTGGCTAACGCCCTTATGGCAGGCCAGCATAAAAGTGGTGGCTGGCATTATTTCATCGACTTTGGCGGCGAGAAATCCATCGAACGCTGGTACGAAACCATTGGTACCAGTGGCTGGCGGCTAGAAGAGTTTCATCATTACTATGGTAATGCCACCTTTGACGACGGCGCCACTATTGAAGCCGCCGAATTTTTACTGCGCCTGTATTTGGAAAAAGGTAATTCGAAAGTAAAAAAGGCACTCGACAAGGCCATTAGCTTTGTATTGAACAGTCAATACCCCATTGGCGGCTGGCCTCAGCGCTACCCAGCGACAAGTGAATTCTCCAGCCACGGCCTTGCCGATTATTCCCACTACATTACCTTCAACGACGACGTAGCGGCAGCCAATATTCACTTTCTGCTGTTTTACTATCAATCTACAGGCGATACCCGTGTTCTGGACTCCATGGTGCGCGGTATGAACGCCTTTCTCGTCACACATCTGGGGCCACCACAACCCGGCTGGGCCATGCAGTATTCTCTGGACCTACAACCGGCGGCGGCTCGCACTTACGAACCTAAGTCGCTGTCTGCTTCGTTAACGTACAAAAACGTGGAACAACTTATTTATTTCTACGAACTCACCGGTGAATCAAAATTTATCGCCCGCATACCGGAAACCATTGCCTGGTTGAAATCCATTGTCGTCCAAACACCTGAGGGACCGCGCTACCCTCTAGCCGTGGAACTGGAAACCGATCGCGCGCTCTATGTTCACCGGGATGGTTCAAACAGTGTAAATGGAAAATACTACGTAGACTACAACCCCCAACGACCGCTTATTCATAACCGTCCACTACGGGAACTTGATATCCCCGCACTCGAAGCCCGGTATCAATCGGCTTTAGCGAAAGAAAAAACGGCGTTAATTGCACATTCTCCACTTAAGGCTGACACTGTTGTTTCACTACCTAGATATTTTACGCTCGCTAAAAGCCGCGCCTCAGATTTAAATTCTCGCAGTCGCAATTCATCTGCCCAGTATAAGGCTAGCGCGCAGCAAATTATCAACGATTTGAATAGCGATGATTATTGGCCCACGCCCCTTAAGGCTACCAGTAACCCCTATATTGGCCCGGGGGATCGCACGCCCGCCGCTGGCGATTACAGCGGTACGCGAGTAGGCGATAAATATGACACCTCGCCCTATTACACAGACAAACCGCAAATGGGCATTTCAACCGGTGTTTATATTCGCAACATGGGCATACTCTTAACGGCTTTCCTCGAATATAAGGCGGCCGAAATCGAAGCGAAGGACACCCATTAA
- a CDS encoding Gfo/Idh/MocA family protein, with amino-acid sequence MRYVIIGSGNISNTYINAINALESSTVVGCISRSGRAPSANSALPVWSELNRVEPAFDAVIVATPNGEHHKGVLAAATTGKHVLVEKPLDISLAAIDKAIAACNNAGVTLAVAFQHRTAPDNQTIKTLLEQNAFGRVFAVDLAAKFYRPQAYYDSGDYRGGYSIDGGGPFMQQASHNLDLYAWFFGVPQTVVSMLDTFNHKMEAEDHGAALFRHGNGMIGSVVASTVAKPGFSARMEIHTEKGSITLIDDFITEWHIEGIANPQNTQYSSQHDGATSAAVTDTRAHQAIVQNFEAVVNSGGTPIASGKSARKTTELILAIYAANQRTEKIIEPRN; translated from the coding sequence ATGCGTTACGTCATTATTGGCTCTGGCAATATCAGCAATACCTACATCAATGCTATAAACGCGCTAGAAAGCAGTACTGTTGTTGGCTGCATATCACGCAGTGGCCGCGCACCCTCGGCGAATAGCGCGTTGCCCGTTTGGTCTGAACTTAATAGGGTTGAACCGGCGTTCGATGCCGTTATTGTTGCCACGCCCAATGGCGAACACCACAAAGGCGTACTGGCTGCCGCGACGACTGGCAAACATGTATTAGTGGAAAAACCTTTGGATATTTCACTGGCTGCCATCGACAAGGCAATAGCGGCCTGCAATAACGCCGGCGTAACATTAGCGGTCGCCTTTCAACACCGCACGGCGCCCGACAACCAAACCATTAAGACATTACTGGAACAAAATGCCTTCGGTCGCGTTTTTGCTGTAGACCTTGCGGCGAAGTTTTATCGACCACAGGCTTACTACGACAGCGGCGATTATCGCGGGGGCTACAGTATTGATGGTGGAGGCCCTTTTATGCAGCAGGCAAGCCACAATCTGGATCTCTACGCCTGGTTTTTCGGCGTGCCCCAAACCGTGGTCAGTATGCTCGATACCTTCAACCACAAAATGGAGGCCGAAGATCACGGCGCGGCGTTATTCAGACATGGTAACGGTATGATTGGCAGCGTTGTAGCGTCAACCGTTGCCAAACCCGGCTTCAGCGCACGCATGGAGATTCACACAGAAAAAGGCAGTATTACGCTAATAGACGATTTTATTACTGAATGGCACATAGAAGGCATTGCCAACCCGCAGAATACCCAGTACAGCAGCCAGCATGACGGCGCCACAAGCGCCGCCGTTACCGATACTCGCGCACATCAAGCGATTGTGCAAAACTTTGAAGCGGTTGTGAACTCGGGCGGAACACCTATAGCCAGTGGTAAGAGCGCGCGTAAAACAACAGAATTAATACTGGCGATATACGCGGCTAATCAGCGCACAGAAAAAATTATTGAACCGCGCAATTGA
- a CDS encoding Na/Pi cotransporter family protein produces MTQATDALNLSILITGLGGGLALFLYGMRKMSDALKAAAGDGMKNLLANLTRNRFTAALAGTIITGVIQSSSVTTVLVVGFISAGLLNLSQSIGVIIGANIGTTITAQIIAFKVYKYGLLMIAAGFFIEVLAKRERLKKWGVALMGLGLIFFGMELMSNATGPLRSWQPFIDTLQGLSSPLAGIAIGMLFTAVVQSSSATTGIVIVLASQGLIGLEAGIALLFGANVGTCITASISAIGRPREAVQAAWVHVIFNVGGVLLWVLFIPQFAELIATLSPSSNSLTNTEQLAADTPRQIANAHTIFNIANALIFIGFTTTMAKIVERLVPKAPTPEKTKALYLDKIYLEEPSLALDQVRRELVRMAQMTKGTLSRAFHVATEGKKSQIQQLSTEDSGLDELHGEIVRYLGKLSQQDLVDEQHRMLSNYMAIANDLESFGDVIQDNILHCAEKRLRLHINISPITIHTLQPVYKKVYESYSNMLKALERKEIAAAEKAVNNKAALAKLAEEAANHLTKRLVASEPNRVAAFKIESDLIEHFLRLNTISRKIARRLIEQ; encoded by the coding sequence ATGACCCAAGCAACCGATGCATTAAACCTTAGTATTCTCATTACCGGCCTAGGCGGAGGCTTGGCGCTTTTCCTCTACGGTATGCGCAAAATGTCCGATGCCCTCAAAGCTGCGGCCGGCGACGGAATGAAGAACCTGCTCGCCAACTTAACCCGCAACCGCTTCACGGCAGCATTGGCCGGCACTATTATCACCGGTGTCATTCAATCGTCTTCGGTTACTACCGTATTGGTGGTGGGGTTTATTTCGGCGGGGCTACTGAATTTGAGTCAGTCCATCGGCGTGATTATAGGTGCCAATATCGGCACTACCATAACCGCGCAAATCATCGCCTTTAAAGTGTACAAATACGGCCTGCTTATGATTGCCGCTGGCTTTTTCATAGAAGTACTGGCAAAACGCGAGCGTCTAAAAAAGTGGGGCGTAGCCCTTATGGGGCTAGGGCTCATTTTCTTTGGCATGGAGCTTATGAGCAACGCCACCGGGCCATTGCGTAGCTGGCAGCCTTTTATAGATACCCTGCAGGGACTTTCTTCACCCTTAGCAGGTATCGCCATAGGCATGCTATTTACCGCTGTTGTGCAAAGCTCCTCCGCTACCACGGGCATCGTTATTGTATTGGCAAGCCAAGGCTTAATTGGCCTGGAAGCCGGTATTGCTCTACTTTTTGGCGCCAATGTTGGCACCTGTATTACCGCGAGTATTTCCGCAATCGGGCGACCAAGGGAGGCCGTTCAAGCGGCGTGGGTGCATGTTATCTTCAATGTAGGTGGGGTACTGCTATGGGTGCTGTTCATTCCGCAATTTGCTGAGCTAATAGCAACACTGTCCCCCAGCTCCAACAGCCTTACCAACACGGAACAACTCGCTGCCGACACCCCAAGGCAAATCGCCAACGCCCATACTATTTTTAATATCGCCAACGCACTTATCTTTATTGGTTTTACCACCACCATGGCGAAAATTGTAGAACGCCTTGTGCCAAAAGCACCCACGCCAGAAAAAACCAAAGCTCTGTACCTGGATAAAATTTACCTAGAAGAACCCTCGCTAGCACTTGATCAGGTTAGGCGCGAATTAGTGCGCATGGCACAAATGACTAAGGGTACACTTTCTCGCGCATTTCATGTGGCCACGGAGGGTAAGAAAAGCCAAATACAACAGCTTTCAACGGAAGACAGCGGCTTAGACGAGCTTCACGGCGAAATAGTTCGCTACCTGGGAAAGCTCTCGCAACAAGATTTGGTAGACGAACAGCACAGAATGCTTTCCAACTACATGGCTATAGCCAACGACCTCGAGAGTTTTGGCGATGTAATTCAAGACAATATTCTTCACTGTGCCGAAAAACGCCTGCGCCTGCATATCAATATCAGCCCCATAACCATTCATACACTGCAACCGGTTTACAAAAAAGTATACGAGAGCTACAGCAATATGCTGAAAGCCTTGGAGCGGAAGGAAATAGCGGCTGCAGAAAAGGCGGTAAACAATAAAGCTGCGCTAGCGAAATTAGCCGAAGAAGCCGCAAACCATTTGACTAAACGCCTAGTGGCCAGCGAACCCAACCGAGTAGCTGCGTTTAAAATTGAATCGGATTTAATCGAGCACTTTCTTCGGCTAAATACTATTTCACGGAAAATAGCCCGCAGATTAATTGAGCAATGA
- a CDS encoding YfgJ family double zinc ribbon protein, with protein MSYFINCPRCNKIALNPLQQESQCEECTTAYTVAAQCPTCEAELERIIGCGTTTFFCNDCKAMVSKREAVYRLSSH; from the coding sequence TTGAGTTATTTTATCAATTGCCCCCGTTGTAACAAAATAGCACTTAACCCTCTTCAGCAGGAATCACAATGTGAGGAATGTACAACCGCCTATACGGTTGCGGCTCAGTGTCCTACCTGTGAAGCAGAGCTAGAGAGAATAATAGGCTGTGGCACAACTACTTTTTTTTGTAATGACTGTAAAGCTATGGTTTCGAAGCGTGAGGCGGTTTATCGGTTAAGTAGTCATTAG